In one Capricornis sumatraensis isolate serow.1 chromosome 1, serow.2, whole genome shotgun sequence genomic region, the following are encoded:
- the TP53I3 gene encoding quinone oxidoreductase PIG3 isoform X1 — MIAVHFDKPGGPENLYLKEVAKPSPGEGEVLLKVAASALNRADLLQRQGQYAPPPGASNILGLEASGHVAELGAGCQGPWRVGDPAMALLSGGGQAQYVTVPAELLMPIPAGLTMCQAAAIPEAWLTAFQLLHLVGNVRAGDSVLIHAGASGVGTAAIQLARMAGATPLVTAGSQEKLQIAEKLGAAAGFNYREEDFSEATLKFTKGAGVNLILDCIGGSYWEKNVNCLALDGHWVLYGLLGGAVTSGPLFSKLLFKRGSLITSLLRSRDKKYKQMLVKAFTEQILPHFSTEGPQRLLPILDRVYPVAEIQEAHEYMETNKNVGKIVLELPQ; from the exons ATGATAGCTGTGCACTTTGACAAGCCGGGAGGACCAGAAAATCTTTACTTGAAGGAAGTGGCCAAGCCCAGCCCAGGCGAGGGTGAAGTCCTCCTGAAGGTGGCAGCCAGCGCCCTGAACAGGGCGGACTTACTCCAG AGACAAGGCCAGTATGCCCCACCTCCAGGAGCCAGCAACATTTTGGGACTTGAGGCATCTGGACACGTGGCAGAGCTCGGAGCTGGCTGCCAGGGACCCTGGAGGGTTGGGGACCCAGCCATGGCTCTGCTGTCTGGCGGGGGCCAGGCTCAGTATGTCACTGTCCCTGCAGAGCTCCTCATGCCCATCCCGGCAGGACTGACCATGTGTCAGGCTGCAGCCATCCCAGAGGCCTGGCTCACTGCCTTCCAGCTATTACATCTCGTGG GAAATGTTCGGGCTGGAGACTCTGTGCTAATCCATGCAGGAGCAAGTGGTGTGGGCACAGCTGCCATCCAACTTGCCCGGATGGCTGGGGCTACTCCTTTGGTCACAGCTGGTTCCCAGGAGAAACTTCAAATAGCAGAAAAGCTCGGAGCAGCTGCTGGATTCAATTACAGAGAAGAGGATTTTTCTGAAGCAACACTGAAATTCACTAAAG GTGCTGGAGTCAACCTCATTCTAGACTGCATAGGCGGCTCCTACTGGGAGAAAAATGTCAACTGCCTGGCTCTTGATGGTCACTGGGTTCTCTATGGTCTGCTGGGAGGAGCTGTCACCAGTGGGCCTCTGTTTTCAAAGCTACTTTTTAAAAGGGGAAGTCTGATCACCAGTCTTCTAAGATCTAGGGACAAAAAG TACAAGCAGATGCTGGTGAAGGCTTTCACAGAGCAAATTCTGCCCCACTTCTCCACGGAAGGCCCTCAACGTTTACTGCCGATTCTGGACAGAGTCTACCCCGTGGCTGAAATTCAAGAAGCCCATGAGTACATGGAGACTAACAAGAACGTGGGCAAAATCGTCCTGGAGCTGCCCCAGTGA
- the TP53I3 gene encoding quinone oxidoreductase PIG3 isoform X2 produces MIAVHFDKPGGPENLYLKEVAKPSPGEGEVLLKVAASALNRADLLQRQGQYAPPPGASNILGLEASGHVAELGAGCQGPWRVGDPAMALLSGGGQAQYVTVPAELLMPIPAGLTMCQAAAIPEAWLTAFQLLHLVGNVRAGDSVLIHAGASGVGTAAIQLARMAGATPLVTAGSQEKLQIAEKLGAAAGFNYREEDFSEATLKFTKVQADAGEGFHRANSAPLLHGRPSTFTADSGQSLPRG; encoded by the exons ATGATAGCTGTGCACTTTGACAAGCCGGGAGGACCAGAAAATCTTTACTTGAAGGAAGTGGCCAAGCCCAGCCCAGGCGAGGGTGAAGTCCTCCTGAAGGTGGCAGCCAGCGCCCTGAACAGGGCGGACTTACTCCAG AGACAAGGCCAGTATGCCCCACCTCCAGGAGCCAGCAACATTTTGGGACTTGAGGCATCTGGACACGTGGCAGAGCTCGGAGCTGGCTGCCAGGGACCCTGGAGGGTTGGGGACCCAGCCATGGCTCTGCTGTCTGGCGGGGGCCAGGCTCAGTATGTCACTGTCCCTGCAGAGCTCCTCATGCCCATCCCGGCAGGACTGACCATGTGTCAGGCTGCAGCCATCCCAGAGGCCTGGCTCACTGCCTTCCAGCTATTACATCTCGTGG GAAATGTTCGGGCTGGAGACTCTGTGCTAATCCATGCAGGAGCAAGTGGTGTGGGCACAGCTGCCATCCAACTTGCCCGGATGGCTGGGGCTACTCCTTTGGTCACAGCTGGTTCCCAGGAGAAACTTCAAATAGCAGAAAAGCTCGGAGCAGCTGCTGGATTCAATTACAGAGAAGAGGATTTTTCTGAAGCAACACTGAAATTCACTAAAG TACAAGCAGATGCTGGTGAAGGCTTTCACAGAGCAAATTCTGCCCCACTTCTCCACGGAAGGCCCTCAACGTTTACTGCCGATTCTGGACAGAGTCTACCCCGTGGCTGA